A stretch of Rhododendron vialii isolate Sample 1 chromosome 4a, ASM3025357v1 DNA encodes these proteins:
- the LOC131323945 gene encoding uncharacterized protein LOC131323945, producing the protein MPLVLVSDRDLALMNAIEACFPTTRHILCIWHINQCVMKNCSRVLGPEWKRFIKSWHSLINSSTPSSFEHKWQAMCDDFRQFPYVITYLWQTWLRSYKERFVSAWTDTCMHLGSNSSQRAESAHARLKLYLGDTMSSLQTSFDKIEKMLKNQFGEIKKSFEKSLNIPRHKQLRDDIFDQVRCRISLEAMEFIHDQLETALEVSPHIVGYCNCMIKITHGLPCMHDLAYYRSISTPIPLWSIHAHWTRLSMHATEFNEEGARLDRTSQVVEILDGMDPPMREHIIDRIIDMADPSCSTVRPPSYNTEHRGRPTGRDEQSTRRIPSFSEASTSGSKTATSRVRGRRGRGFGVRNTQFIVPSITDRYIQRLPQAYQRYVSHTVDVLGDGHCGFRAIAALIGYGENDWSRVREELIEEIRQNYYLYSVIYPVHDWPNRLLILLNWFEPTAPQNHWMGAMTLGVVIATRYNLVLHTFDEDVYGCFTHLPLRSPPVPVEYRREIAIARVHNNHFVQIFLQPHYPIPPISTWWEENSSDEAKGWAASYETRLLLWYEVMGISMPRAAFGGDID; encoded by the exons ATGCCATTGGTGCTTGTTTCAGATCGGGATTTAGCGCTTATGAACGCCATTGAAGCATGTTTCCCTACGACACGTCACATCTtgtgtatttggcacataaatcaGTGCGTCATGAAGAACTGCAGCCGTGTGCTTGGTCCGGAATGGAAGCGCTTCATCAAGTCATGGCACTCGCTTATCAATTCATCTACACCTTCGTCTTTCGAACATAAGTGGCAAGCCATGTGCGACGATTTTCGCCAGTTCCCGTATGTCATAACTTACCTGTGGCAAACATGGTTAAGGTCGTACAAAGAGCGGTTTGTTTCAGCATGGACAGATACATGTATGCACCTCGgaagcaattcaagtcaaag GGCAGAGTCTGCACATGCGAGGCTAAAGCTATATTTGGGGGATACTATGTCATCGCTacaaacatcttttgataaaatagaaaagatgttgaaaaatcagttcggGGAAATTAAGAAGTCGTTCGAGAAATCATTGAACATTCCACGCCACAAACAATTGCGTGACGACATTTTTGATCAGGTTAGGTGTCGcatttcattagaggcaatggagTTCATACATGATCAGCTAGAAACCGCTTTAGAAGTATCCCCCCACATTGTTGGCTATTGCAACTGTATGATCAAAATCacacacggattgccatgcatgcacgatCTTGCATATTATCGTTCCATTTCCACTCCAATTCCGCTATGGAGTATTCACGCTCATTGGACTAGGTTGTCTATGCACGCAACCGAGTTTAATGAGGAGGGAGCACGACTTGACAGGACATCTCAGGTCGTTGAGATATTAGATGGGATGGATCCACCTATGCGAGAGCATATCATAGACAGGATTATCGATATGGCAGATCCATCTTGTAGCACAGTTCGACCTCCATCGTACAACACAGAACATAGAGGTCGACCTACAGGTAGAGATGAGCAAAGTACACGTCGCATACCTTCTTTCTCAGAAGCATCCACTTCAGGATCAAAGACTGCAACATCGCGAGTGAGAGGGAGACGTGGGAGGGGTTTCGGGGTTCGCAACACTCAATTTATAGTTCCATCCATCACTGATCGCTACATTCAACGATTACCTCAGGCTTATCAGCGTTATGTTTCCCACACTGTTGACGTGCTTGGTGATGGTCATTGTGGATTCAGGGCGATAGCTGCACTAATCGGGTATGGTGAAAATGATTGGAGTCGAGTACGAGAGGAGCTTATTGAAGAGATTCGACAAAATTATTATCTATACAGTGTGATTTATCCAGTACATGATTGGCCAAATCGTCTACTAATTTTACTGAATTGGTTCGAGCCTACAGCACCACAAAATCATTGGATGGGGGCTATGACTTTGGGAGTTGTCATCGCAACAAGGTACAACCttgtactgcatacatttgatgaggatgtttacggttgttttactcatttgCCATTGAGATCCCCTCCAGTTCCAGTCGAATACCGCCGGGAAATTGCTATTGCCCGTGTTCACaacaatcacttcgtgcaaattTTCTTACAACCTCATTACCCTATACCACCCATCTCAACATGGTGGGAGGAGAATTCATCGGATGAAGCTAAAGGATGGGCTGCCAGTTATGAAACACGTTTGCtattgtggtacgaagtaatgggTATAAGCATGCCGAGAGCAgcatttggaggagatattgattaa
- the LOC131322332 gene encoding uncharacterized protein LOC131322332, with amino-acid sequence MVLSRLLQVKSRPVFQRRGPVNPPKWWWRYCTYSSSSAEAQKSAKFDWGEAQKSSSHSKKLILAKEQKATAVESFVAKYMETHQGTFPKTTYVHSNVGGSWYTVKGILTHLKEKMVGNPQLQNHSTSETSDSTVDVTATEVTTAQKSETTSELIEVKSTVMNFELNNDNTLPSSTSGMSREYSSENMINVPDFESVQTRSNSDNTETVKLETIVQSSTSLPNFGNNEKNCTNSTSHILEESSSADSVILEASNEYVNGRQNNQPETEKMTSASPTPNGSSEVGGKHSVPFGGPQKTMGIADLLMRTGEMTSERNDSVTPSSPDFLNEAMGRGEEKGCDRLGLIDYIKEMPEGKSNPRSHNSTTSNNNDQTSNKSAIKGMQRESNSARSDNRGRNSPMHGRTMVKEINSFKGSEGNIHEGSLFELFFDTNPTRKDSKGSGADIAALDSIKLKSSQEIMFTTSKHDFKKTWNARLAEKEADANKVLVRFLHVSVKRSDIETLFNHCGCITKIDFHSKGGLFKIACIYFETKEGMQNALQKTGLILRNINLIVEAAHSKDNIPRKTLIPNLIGYPEVPASLVKNPTRTVMIRQLTADINSRDIEEALAFCGSKISGFFFGSSSSIAYVELATEEAKQRALERNSIIVSGKLLRIFRIDAPRTTVVRISNLCYPEVQNKFEGICGSYGRVKHVVVRSKDIVDVHFNITEWPNMLRIVNGLNGLQVYNSQWIAQPAPVFPPEVLHVLWNHPDERRNLKTQIHRSLQKLVEYPTAHQVGLASMANEYYGTSCE; translated from the exons atgGTGCTCTCTCGTCTTCTTCAAGTAAAATCAAGACCTGTTTTCCAAAGACGAG GGCCTGTGAACCCACCAAAGTGGTGGTGGCGTTACTGCACCTATTCCTCTTCCAGTGCTGAGGCTCAGAAGTCCGCCAA GTTTGATTGGGGCGAGGCTCAGAAGTCATCATCGCATTCAAAGAAACTCATTTTGGCCAAGGAACAAAAGGCCACTGCTGTGGAATCATTCGTCGCCAA ATATATGGAAACACATCAAGGGACCTTCCCTAAGACCACATACGTACATAGCAACGTGGGAGGATCATGGTACACTGTCAAAGGAATTCTGACCCACCTAAAGGAAAAAATGGTGGGAAATCCTCAACTCCAGAATCACTCTACCAGTGAAACATCAGATTCTACAGTTGATGTAACAGCTACAGAGGTCACTACAGCTCAAAAAAGTGAAACTACTAGTGAACTCATTGAGGTCAAAAGTACAGTGATGAATTTTGAACTTAATAATGACAACACATTGCCAAGTTCAACATCCGGCATGTCGAGGGAGTACTCATCTGAGAACATGATAAATGTACCAGATTTTGAGAGTGTCCAAACACGTAGTAACTCTGATAACACTGAAACTGTTAAACTTGAGACTATAGTTCAATCATCAACATCCTTGCCGAATTTTGGCAATAATGAGAAGAATTGTACCAATTCAACCTCTCACATACTGGAAGAATCTTCTTCAGCGGACTCTGTCATTCTAGAAGCTTCCAATGAATATGTTAATGGACGCCAAAACAATCAACCTGAAACTGAAAAGATGACTTCTGCAAGCCCAACCCCGAATGGGAGCTCTGAGGTGGGTGGAAAGCATTCTGTACCATTTGGTGGGCCTCAAAAGACAATGGGGATAGCAGATCTTTTAATGAGGACAGGGGAGATGACTAGTGAAAGGAATGATAGTGTGACACCCAGTAGTCCTGACTTTTTAAATGAAGCAATGGGAAGAGGTGAAGAAAAAGGTTGCGATAGATTGGGTTTAATTGACTACATTAAGGAGATGCCTGAAGGGAAATCAAATCCTAGATCCCACAACAGTACTACATCCAATAACAATGATCAAACCAGCAATAAAAGTGCAATTAAAGGGATGCAACGTGAGTCTAATTCTGCAAGGTCTGACAATAGGGGAAGAAATAGTCCAATGCATGGCCGCACTATGGTTAAGGAGATCAACAGCTTCAAGGGAAGTGAGGGTAATATACATGAAGGTTCTCTGttcgaattattttttgatacgAATCCCACGAGGAAGGATAGTAAAGGAAGTGGTGCAGATATTGCTGCCCTCGATTCCATAAAGTTAAAATCAAGCCAGGAAATTATGTTTACAACGAGCAAACATGACTTCAAAAAGACTTGGAATGCTCGTCTGGCTGAAAAAGAAGCTGATGCCAACAAAGTGTTGGTGAGATTCTTGCATGTATCGGTCAAAAGGAGTGACATAGAGACACTATTCAATCATTGTGGGTGCATTACAAAGATTGATTTTCATTCTAAAGGAGGCTTATTCAAAATTGCATGCATTTACTTTGAG ACGAAAGAAGGGATGCAGAATGCTCTTCAAAAAACTGGTCTGATTCTGAGAAATATAAATCTCATTGTTGAAGCAGCTCATTCTAAGGATAACATCCCCAGAAAAACTTTAATTCCTAACCTGATTGGTTATCCTGAGGTTCCAGCCTCATTAGTGAAGAATCCAACCCGAACGGTGATGATCAGACAGCTGACTGCTGACATAAACTCTCGTGACATTGAAGAAGCTCTTGCCTTCTGTGGAAGCAAAATATCTGGTTTTTTCTTTGGTTCTTCAAGTTCTATTGCTTATGTGGAATTGGCG ACAGAAGAGGCCAAACAAAGGGCACTTGAAAGGAACTCGATTATTGTATCAGGAAAGCTGTTACGAATCTTCAGAATAGATGCACCAAGAACAACTGTAGTTAGGATTTCGAACCTTTGCTATCCGGAAGtgcaaaataaatttgaagGCATATGTGGGTCTTACGGGCGGGTCAAGCATGTAGTTGTGAGATCCAAGGACATTGTGGATGTACATTTCAATATTACCGAGTGGCCAAACATGTTGAGGATTGTTAATGG ATTGAATGGATTGCAAGTTTACAATAGCCAATGGATAGCTCAACCAGCACCTGTCTTCCCTCCGGAGGTTCTTCATGTTCTTTGGAATCACCCAGATGAAAGAAGGAATCTGAAAACACAGATTCACAGATCATTGCAAAAGCTTGTAGAGTATCCTACTGCTCATCAAGTTGGGTTAGCTTCCATGGCAAATGAATACTATGGCACATCCTGTGAATGA
- the LOC131322333 gene encoding large ribosomal subunit protein eL14z-like: protein MPFKRYVEVGRVALVNYGNEYGKLVVIVDVIDQNRALVDAPDMVRCQMNFKRLSLTDITIDIKRAPKKKTLIAAMEAGDVKNKWENSSWGRKLIVQKRRAALNDFDRFKLMLAKIKRGGLIRQELAKLKKQNAS, encoded by the exons Atg CCGTTCAAGCGTTACGTGGAGGTCGGGAGGGTTGCCCTGGTGAACTACGGCAACGAATACGGGAAGCTTGTCGTCATTGTCGACGTCATCGACCAGAACCGA GCTCTTGTGGATGCCCCTGACATGGTGAGATGCCAAATGAATTTCAAGAGGCTCTCTCTAACTGACATCACTATTGACATCAAAAGGGCCCCAAAGAAGAAGACGCTGATTGCAGCGATGGAGGCTGGAG ATGTTAAGAACAAGTGGGAGAACAGCTCCTGGGGCAGAAAGCTGATTGtgcagaaaagaagggcagctcTCAACGATTTTGATAGGTTCAAGCTTATGTTGGCAAAAATCAAG AGGGGTGGACTGATCCGACAAGAGCTTGCCAAGCTTAAAAAACAGAATGCATCTTGA
- the LOC131323942 gene encoding uncharacterized protein LOC131323942 — protein sequence MVAELEIEGGGRKVLRRFWGKCRSDFVMGESNQWHGSGRVEFGTPQRRIRDGIMDDYNFSISDSWSFENDVRSEESISHNSRDYTLEFTTDQIFESREDMLAWARSIGLKYGIVVVILNSAKLKGGKLPKCILGCERGGKYEPSRNHVEGKSLQRNTRTRKCDCPFQLREKQFVVDMANSTAPREILNILKQKDPSNTTGIKSVYNTIFANKADKLEGLTPIQYVIRQLLKKHYLHQFLTNPDTNEITDIIWVHPMSLELSVNFLSVLIIDATYKTNEYRKSLLEVVGITSTWRTYSLMFAYLSNEREETLTWALDNLKN from the exons ATGGTGGCAGAACTAGAGATAGAAGGAGGAGGGAGGAAGGTTTTAAGGAGGTTTTGGGGGAAGTGTCGTTCCGACTTCGTGATGGGTGAATCAAACCAATGGcacgggtcgggtcgggtggaatttg gaacGCCGCAGCGGAGAATTCGGGACGGAATAATGGATGactacaacttttcaatttcagatagttggtcatTTGAGAATGATGTTCGTAGTGAGGAGAGTATCTCCCACAATAGTCGCGATTATACACTAGAATTTACCACCGACCAG atttttgaaagtagagaAGATATGTTAGCTTGGGCACGGAGCATTGGTCTAAAATATGGTATTGTGGTGGTTATTTTAAATTCTGCTAAGTTAAAAGGTGGCAAATTGCCGAAATGCATTCTTGGTTgtgaaagaggaggaaagtacGAACCGTCACGGAATCATGTTGAAGGGAAATCCTTGCAAAGAAACACTAGGACTAGAAAATGCGATTGCCCATTTCAACTGCGAg agaaacaatttgtggtcgACATGGCCAACAGCACTGCGCCTCGTGAGATTcttaatattttgaagcaaaaagacCCGTCAAACACTACGGGAATCAAGAGCGTTTATAACACCATTTTTGCAAACAAAGCAGACAAACTGGAGGGTCTAACTCCTATTCAGTATGTCATACGTCAATTACTTAAGAAACATTACCTCCATCAATTTCTTACAAATCCGGATACTaacgaaatcacagatattaTTTGGGTTCATCCTATGAGTCTAGAGCTATCTGTCAACTTTCTGTCTGTACTGATCATTGACGCCACGTACAAGACCAATGAGTATCGAAAATCACTATTGGAggttgtgggtatcacatccacatggCGAACTTACTCGCTTATGTTCGCTTATCTtagtaatgagagagaagagacattGACATGGGCATTGGATAACTTAAAAAACTGA